A genomic stretch from Lathyrus oleraceus cultivar Zhongwan6 chromosome 2, CAAS_Psat_ZW6_1.0, whole genome shotgun sequence includes:
- the LOC127122820 gene encoding uncharacterized protein LOC127122820, which translates to MSQNAPGSSFRAQQMPVGTPPPAGNTPRPFVTNFTLPPPAVKIPAKKTAVEASPNAAKKPSTKVSRKPPTIQKRKSEEEREEDKVPKEESGDESPELIPPPQKKNKLTKVSSQRSILKPTKKDSASTPPAKPQSKDTESGKSSFNTEIPEEQVAVERTPEKILEETAPEENPASFPDMQTVAEFDTTVGEASEDESPPYQGLNAASQGDDIDMEAGVEDDPEDETAKDGDNQSKHTEAERTSERNIPPAPDQTQGSSKSNGSTSFSREELENLKVQRPLEYLKAMLSARFNFQDSSQSSSTTSGATSETPSLGSILTKIKAKILDVDLFKI; encoded by the exons ATGTCGCAAAACGCGCCTGgttcgtccttcagggcacaacaaatgcccgTTGGGACACCCCCTCCTGCGGGGAACACTCCTAGGCCTTTTGTAACAAATTTCACCTTGCctccgcctg ccgtgaaGATCCCTGCTAAGAAAACTGCTGTCGAAGCGTCGCCCAATGCTGCTAAGAAAccttcgacaaag gtaagtcgaaaacccccaacAATCCAAAAGAGAAAGAGTGAAGAGGAAAGAGAGGAGGATAAAGTCCCTAAAGAAGAGTCTGGTGACGAATCTCCAGAGTTAATCCCTCCCCCTCAGAAGAAAAATAAACTCAcgaaggtctcttcccaaagatccATCCTTAAACCAACTAAGAAGGATTCTGCCAGTACTCCTCCTGCTAAGCCTCAGTCGAAAGACACGGAGAGTGGGAAATCCAGCTTCAATACTGAGATTCCTGAG GAACAAGTGGCTGTCGAAAGAACgcctgagaaaattctggaggaaACAGCCCCAGAAGAAAATCCTGCATCTTTTCCTGACATGCAAACTGTAGCAGAGTTCGACACTACAGtgggtgaagcttctgaagatgaatctcctcctTATCAAGGATTAAATGCTGCATCTCAGGGTGATGATATTGACATGGAAGCTGGGGTCGAAGATGATCCTGAAGACGAAACTGCCAAAGATGGGGACAACCAATCGAAACATACAGAGGCTGAGCGTACTTCAGAGCGAAACATTCCACCTGCTCCTGACCAGACCCAAGGGAGTAGCAAATCGAATGGTTCGACTAGTttctctcgcgaggagcttgaaaatctcaaagtgcaGAGACCCTTGGAGTATCTGAAGGCCATGCTTAGCGCCCGTTTTAATTTTCAAGATTCTTCACAGAGCAGTTCGACTACTTCTGGGGCCACTTCTGAAACACCATCGCTTGGCAGCATCTTGACCAAAATTAAAGCGAAAATCCTTGATGTTGATTTGTTCAAAATTTAG